Below is a window of Bacillota bacterium DNA.
GAAACTATTTGATGAGCTTGGTCTTAAGGGTCTTGCGATGATTGGGTAATACAAATCCGAGCGCTCAAAGCCAGATCAGACGGGCATTTGAGGACTATTCACATTGATAAATGAGAAACTTCCGCTAAATGATATATAAAGGCGTTTCTGATGGCTTTTCCCTAAACTTCCGGGTTATGCCACCGAAGGGATTCTATCACACCTTGACACCCCGCGCCAAGCGGAAATCCATTCCAGGGCGGAACCCTCTAAGCCCCAATTCTACTGGGCTTTTTCGTAAGTCCGGTTTCTCGGTCGATGTAATCCTTGACCCGCCTTACGAAATCATCAAGCTCCTTCTCATCGTTTGGGATAGAATCTAAGAATTTCATCGATTTTTCCTGCTGTCCGGGCGAAAGACCATCTGCAAAGTCCGTTATGGTCTTTATGAACTTCTGCTTGATATCTGTGCTTTTGGACATAAAAGTACCTCCGATCCTTGTATGAATTCGCTATTGAAGCAAAAACCCCGGGTTACCCCGGGGCATGCACTACCCTCGTTTATGGTGTAGCATCAAGCTAGATACTGGTCGAGGTCTTCCAGCTTCTCGATCTCGAATATGTTTTCGGCAATTGTCTCAAGGGTAAGCACATCCTGTGATTTGATCTTCTCAAGGTATTCGGTTGGGAGCTTTTTGAATTTTTTACGAAGCTGCCGCAAGGTGATCTCAGAAAGGGCTTCCCTTTTGCCTTTCTCTATGCCTTTTTCTATGCCTTCTTGAATGCCTTCTTCTTTGATTAACTGATATCCGGCGGACTGTCTGATATCAAACATATCCATAACCCCCTTGAAAATCCTCTCGATAATCACCTTGCCAAATGCCAACCCAGCGAAAATCTCCGTCATAACCAGGGTCTTCTGTTTTTCCTCAAGCTCCATAGGGCTATCTATAATGTCATCCACACATTCCCTCAAAAACCTGTCAGGTTCTTTTTTGCGATTTTCCCTTTCGGCGAGAGGCAAAAGCGCGTATAACTCGGGTATCTTTGATGCCTTGAGGGAATCTCGCGTCAATGAACCGATATCCACTAATCTGTACTGGTAATCGAGCCTGCCGAGTTCACCCCTGTGATACGATAAGCTGTTCTTCATGTGGGGCGGGGAAGCCCCAAGGTAGAGTAAGACCTGATACGGGAAGTCCCCATATAAGTCGCATACTTCGATCGAATAACGGAGCATCCTTAAATGCATTTTTGAGTCGCTCGTTGTCTGGAACTCTAGGTGGCAAATGGCCGGCCCTTGTGCCGTTAGTCCCCTCACCACCAGGTCAGATGACCTTTTCTCAAGGAGTTTGAATTCTATGTTAAGAGTCTCGGCATCCTCCAGGGTTATGCCGCTGAAGTATTCAACCAGGGCCTCCTCGTTACCCGCGAATAAATGCTTG
It encodes the following:
- a CDS encoding DUF4351 domain-containing protein, which gives rise to MPEQTGQKYDTTIKHLFAGNEEALVEYFSGITLEDAETLNIEFKLLEKRSSDLVVRGLTAQGPAICHLEFQTTSDSKMHLRMLRYSIEVCDLYGDFPYQVLLYLGASPPHMKNSLSYHRGELGRLDYQYRLVDIGSLTRDSLKASKIPELYALLPLAERENRKKEPDRFLRECVDDIIDSPMELEEKQKTLVMTEIFAGLAFGKVIIERIFKGVMDMFDIRQSAGYQLIKEEGIQEGIEKGIEKGKREALSEITLRQLRKKFKKLPTEYLEKIKSQDVLTLETIAENIFEIEKLEDLDQYLA